The genomic stretch CATCACCGGAATCTCATCACTCGGTTGCAGACCTGCCGCCGGGGTTTCCGCCGCTTCAGCTTTTTCCAAGTTTGCAGCATAGTCACAGTGCGAGCAGACCGCCACGGTGTCCTCGCCGACAGCTGCCATCGCCATGAATTCATGGTTTTCACCTTCACCGCCGATTGCGCCTGCGTTTGCTTCGACAGGACGGAAGAACATACCCAGTCGGGTGAAAATGTTGCTGTAGGCACGATACATCGTTTTATAGGTGACATCAAGATCGTCCCAAGATGTATGGAACGAGTAGGCGTCTTTCATCACAAACTCGCGGGCGCGCATCACGCCAAAGCGCGGACGACGTTCATCGCGATATTTGGTTTGAATTTGGAACAGGGTGACCGGGAGCTTTTTGTAAGAAGAAATCTCTTGTTTGACCAAGCTTGTGATGACTTCTTCGTGCGTCGGACCAAGCACGAAATCGCGTTGATGGCGATCTTTCAGGCGCACCAATTCCGGGCCATAATCATCCCACCGACCAGTCTCATGCCAAAGTTCAGCCGGTTGTAGCGCGGAGAACAGCAATTCCTGTGCCCCGGCGCGCTCCATCTCTTCACGTACGATACGCTCCACTTTTTTCAACACGCGATAACCAAGTGGCAAATATGTATAGATCCCTGAGGCGAGTTGGCGAATGATACCTGCGCGCAACATCAGCCTGTGGCTAGTAATTTCCGCTTCTTTCGGCACTTCCCTGAGCGTGGGAAGAATCATCTTGTTTTGACGCATCTTCAGTTCCTCCAAGTCTTATATAACATGATTCTTTATTGTAAGGTATTTCGTACCAAAATACAAAGTCTAAGTGCGGGCAACAGAAAACGAATGCCCCAGACCAATGGTCCAGGGCAAATTTTGCATTTCCTTCGATCGAGTTATTTCGCGGTGATCCCACCGTCACAGACGATGGCGCTTCCGGTCATCGAGGATGACTCGTCCGAGGCGAGGAACAGATTGACATCTGCAATCTCTTCTGGGCGAATCACCCGGCCGATTGGCTGCACTTCCTCGATCATCTGTTCCAACACAGCACGCCCGCCAAACAGATCGTGATGCGCATCATTGATCGTCGTATCGACCCAGCCTGGGCATACGCAGTTGACGCGGATGTTGTCTTTGGCAAAATCGAGCGCCATTTGCTTCGTCAACATCAGGATGCCACCTTTTGATGCCACATAGGCGGACAAGAGCGGTTCCGCCACGAGCGAATTAGCCGAACCGGTGTTGATGATGGAGCCCCCACCCGCTTTTTTTATTTCCGGAATGCCGTATTTGGCGGTCAAAAACATCGATTTTACATTGACCTCAAACGTACGATCCCAGATCGCTTCGTCAAGATCGAGCACTGAGCCGGGAATGTTGATACCTGCCACGTTGCAGATGACATGCAACGCCCCATAACGCTCCACTGTAAAATGAATCAACGCTTGCACCTCAGCGGATTTCGAAATGTCAGCGCGGTAAAATTCCGCATGGCCTCCCGCGTCCCGAATCTCCTGCGCCACAGCTGCGCCAGACTCCAGCACGTCGGTCAGCACCACCTGTGCCCCCTCCTGTGCAAAGCGGCGGGCAGTCGAGGCTCCTATTCCTTGCGCCGCTCCTGTGACAAGCGCGGTTTTCTGTTGAAGTCTCATCTGCTGCTCCTCCTTTTCCCATCTGATCGATCTCGCCCTCTACACCTCTTTTAAGGCTGGCGGTACCTCTTTGTAACCTTTTGATTTGAAATATCCGACAAGCACACCGATGAAGAGCCAAGAGAATCCGAGCACATAAGTCATCACGTCAAAGCCCATCCAGACAAACAATAGAACCAAAAATCCGATCAGCGGAAACAGCAAGTAGTTGATGATGCCCGCCATGGAACGTTCCTTCTTGCGGAAGAAGAAATGATACACCACGGTGACGTGCAAAATCATAAACGAGGTTAGCGCTCCGAAGTTGATATACTTGATGATCGTCTCCAGATCTGCAACCGCTGCGATCACCACCGATAGCATGGCAACCAAGTATGTCGCATTTGCCGGTGTCTGGTGCTTTGGATGAATCTGCCCCAGGAACTTCGAGAATGGAAGCAGCTTGTCACGTCCCATCGAGAAGAGAATTCGAGAGATCGCAGCTTGCACCGTCAAAGCGTTCGCAATCCCAACCGCTGCGACACCGACCATGATCCACATGAAGTACAAGAATTCTCCGCCAACGATGCGCGTGATGTCGAAGAAAGCCATATCGGGATGGAGATCGGCGTAGTTCGGTTGGACGAGGGCTGCCATGTAAGCTTGAGCCATGAACAACGCACCGATCAGAACCAATGCAGCGATCGTCGCCTTGCCGACCGTTTTTTTCGGGTTTTTCACCTCTTCTGACAACGTCGAGATCGAGTCAAAACCGAGAAAACCGAGCACTGCGATCGAGGCTGCCGACGCCAAGAAGCTTAGATTGACCTTGTCCGCTTGATAAAGCGGTGCCAGCGTAAATCCTCCAGTGCCGCCCCCATCAATAAACACGTACTTGATAGCCAACCAGAGGAACATAAACACGGTGAACAGCTCGACGATCAGGAAAATAAAGTTCGTCTTGGCAGCCAGTGAAACGCCTCTCACATTGATGTACGTGTTGATGATGAGAAACACGATGACCCAAATATACGAGGGAACTGATGGAATGAGACCAGAGATCCAAATGCCTGCAAACGAATAGAGCAGAGCGGGGACCAGTATGTAGTCGATGATGATCAACCAGCCCGTCACAAAGCCGATGTGTGGGTTCAGACCACGCTGAACGAAAGAATACACCGAACCTGCATATGGGAATTCGGCGCTCATCTTGCTATAAGAAAGCGCTGTGAACAACATCGCTAGAATCCCAACTAAATAGACGAGTGGTGTCATGCCGAAGCTGCTCGGCGCGATCATGCCATAGACCTGAGCAGGTGCGATCGGCAGCATTGTCACCAAGCCAAAAATCACAAGATCTTTAAATGAGAGCGTTCGTTTTAACTCCTGTTTGTAACCAAGACTACTACCTGATTGCGTCTCCAACTGCGCCATCCCTATACACCCCTTCCGTTACGGTTTAACTTGCTCCCCCCTACACAAGACTGTACAAGGGTCACCCCCATATTCTCGGAATATTCATTTAAATTCCAATCTTCTATTTTTACATAACTTCGAACATCCCGATGGATTTACTTATTATTTTTCGTTCATTATACATTAGCATGCAAAGTTTGTAACCAATTATGTGAGTTTATCCAAAAATTTCTCAAAAATGATCCAAAATCAACACATTACACATTAGTTAAATTTCCTATATATAGCGTATCCGATCTTTAATAATGGTTCTTATGAACTAGCGATTTTTCAATCATGGCAAGGAATAGGAACTACTATCTAGAACTAGAAACACACCAGATATCGGGTCTGATCTTTTTAAAATAATTTATTTATACTTAATTTATTTTCTATTGGTGTGCTTTGTTCCTGCTTTCCATTACTCCTTAGGTGATCGATTGGGTACAAGATATAAAATTCAAATATTTCAATGTAATTTCAAATATATTCAATCTATCTTAGTATCCTCACCGCACTATTTGATTCTGAGCAATTTTCGCCCACTTTCATGAACCTAAATAATAAGGATTTGAGTACGTATTTATATATTTTCTAAATTATTAGAATAGACAAAATATACTCTGATCCTCTAAAGTAAGGGTAAGACATATTGAGGAGTTGGCACTTATGAATCGCTTTTATCAGCTCGTCTTCACGCTTTTGTTGTCTACTAGTCTGGTGACAGCTTCCGCTTCTGGTGCATCGGCAAGATCTCTCTCCCTCCCAGAGAATAGCTATTCATCTGTACTGAAGCCTTCTCCGATTCTTACGATTGCTCATCGTGGTGCTGCAGCACATGCTCCAGAAAACACGATCGCCGCCTTTGACAAAGCGGTTGCCCTGCATGCTGACTTCATCGAACTTGACATTCAACTCTGTAAAGACGGAGAACTTGTCGTCCTCCACGATGACACAGTCAACCGCACCACAGATGGACAAGGGAATGTGAAAAATTTTACCTTAGCCCAGCTTCGCAAGCTCGATGCCGGCTCTAAGTTTCATCCTTCTTTTAAAGGGGCGACCATTCCTACACTTGATGAAGTACTAACGCGCTATAAAGGTAGCATCGGTATCCTGATCGAAATGAAAACACCTTCACGCTATCCCAGCATGGAACAAAAAGTTGCTTCCCTGTTGCAAAAACACAAAATGGATCAGGCAGATTCGGGTGTCATCGTGCAGTCTTTTGACAGTCGTTCCCTGCAAACGTTTCACCAGTTGGCCCCACTCGTCCCGATCGGTGTTTTGATCGACCGTGCTGATCTACTGAACGAACCACAATTGATTCGCTACAGTTCATTCGCTACCTACATCAATCCGAATAAAAAGTTGATCAATTCGCACCTCGTAAACCGCCTGCACGAGTTTGGTCTGAAAGTCGCAACTTGGACAGTTCGTTCCGCCAAAGACATTCCCGCTTTGATCAAAGCGGGTGTAGACGGTCTGATCACCGACGACCCTTCCTTTCTTCGCTAACCAATGAAAGGCCCTCAGACAGATCGTCTGAGGGCCTTCCGTTTGCGCTACCGTTTACTTTAAAGAGCCGGTCAATTCGTACTGTTTTGCCAGCGCATCGATCTCTTTTTTCAATTCTTCGACCATCGTCGCTTCCGGAATTTTACGAACGATTTCACCGTGGCGGAATAAAAGCCCTTCTCCGCGTGATCCGGCGATGCCAATGTCCGCTTCCCGTGCTTCGCCCGGACCGTTGACAGCACATCCGAGTACGGCAACTTTAATCGGGGCTTTGATCGTCGAGACATAGTCTTCAATTTCATTCGCGATCGAGATCAAATCGATCTCAATTCGGCCACAGGTTGGACAAGAGATCAACGTGACCGCATTCGAAGCGAGTCCGAACGATTTCAAAATTTCTCGACCTACTTTGATTTCTTCTACCGGGTCGGCAGACAGCGATACGCGCATCGTCGAACCGATCCCCTTGGCCAGCAATGCGCCAAGGCCCGCTGCGCTTTTCACCGTGCCGGAGAAGATCGTGCCTGCCTCCGTAATGCCCAGATGCAGCGGGTAATCAAAGCGAGCTGCCGCCAATGTGTAGGCCTCAATCGCCAAAGGTACGTCGGACGCTTTCATCGAGATGATGATGTCTTCAAAGCCCAACTCTTCCAAAATGGAAACGTGGAACTCCGCGCTCTCCAGCATACCTTCTGCTGTCGGATACCCGTATTTGTCCAAAATGTGCTTCTCCAACGAACCTGCATTTACTCCTATTCGAATCGGCACTCCGCGCTCTTTACACGCTTTGACAACCTCTTCCACTTTCTCACGTTTGCCGATATTACCCGGATTGATCCTTACTTTATCGATCCCGTTTTCGACCGCTTTGACAGCCAGCTTATAGTCAAAGTGGATGTCGGCAACAAGCGGAATTGAGATCTGGCGTTTGATCTCTTTGATCGCTTCTGCCGCTTCCATGTTGTTTACAGTGACACGAACGATCTGGCATCCGGCATCTTCCAGACGCTTGATCTGCTCCACGGTCGCTTTCACATCGGCCGTCTTCGTCATAGTCATCGATTGCAGGACTACAGAATCCGAACCACCAATCGTAAGATTGCCAACCTGAATCGGCCGCGTCTTGGAACGATGAATCAACATTCTTCCACTCTCCCATTTCAATGTCTTGGTGCCTGTGAGAGATCCTAAGACAATTGTACCAACAATCGCTGAATTCGTACACGTACCCGTTCCGGCAATTCCCCTTGTAAAGCCCGCCTGAGCAGCTCAGGACGCCTACTGCCATTTTTCACAAAGTATGCTTCAATCTGCGCTGCTTTCTCTGCTTTTGCCGGATAGAGTTGGTAGGTCACGTACCAGTCCTCCAAAGCGCTTAGCGGAATCTCCGTCCGATCAAGCAGTATGCTTCCGGACAGCGAAGCAGCAGAAAACGCCTGTTCATACACGCCAGCTTCATGCGCAATTCGATAACCACCGATCAGATCGACATCTGCGTGCTGCACGCGATACTGGGCGAAATAGCGGGAACAAAACGGTGCCTTCACCACGCCAACTCCACCCGCTCCAAGCGTTTGCAACACGCGATCTGCATGCAAGACGGAAGACTCGGCGATCAAAAGATCAAGATCCCGAGCTTCATGTACGATTCCATGCGCAAGGAGCAGACGTGAACCGCCTACTCCCCAGATGATCTCTTGGTTTGTAAACGCCTTAGCAATGCTTAGGAGAGCTCCATCAAGCATGGAAGTAGTCATTGCTCTTGCCCAAGCTCTAACTCGCGGACGACCTGACACGCCTGCTGTCGCGCCCAGGCATCAGCTTCGAGCACTTCCTCCAGACTCGGGTTGGTGAGCAGTTGATGGCGGTCCATGACGTGCGCTACCGTCTGCTCGATGTCGAGGAAGCCGATCAGATTCATGCGGAAATACTCGTTGGCCACCTCGTTCGCCGCATTGAGCACCGTAGGCATCGACCCGCCGGCCCGCCCCGCATCAAAGCACATGCGAAGCAATGGGAATCGCTCAAAGTCTGGTTTCCGAAAATGTAACTTACCGACTTCGAGCAGGTTCAGACGTTTGTAAGAACCGGGCATGCGATCTGGGTAGGAAAGTGCGTATTGGATCGGAATTCGCATATCAGGTGAGCCCAGCTGAGCCAACACCGATCCATCCACAAACTCCACCAAGGAGTGCACGATGCTTTCCGGATGCACCAACACATCGATTCGATCATACGGCATGTTGAACAACCAATGAGCCTCGATCACTTCTAGTCCCTTGTTCATCAATGTGGCTGAGTCGATCGTGATCTTGGCACCCATCGCCCAATTGGGATGATTGAGCGCACCTGAGACGGTCGCAACTCTCATCTCGTCCCGCGTTTTGTCGCGGAAGGAACCGCCAGAAGCGGTTAATAGGATGCGGTCAACATCGACCGATCGTTCGCGGTGCAAACATTGGTAGATCGCCGAATGCTCGCTGTCCACCGGAAGGATCGCACAGCCTTTTTGCTTGGCGAGGTCCATCACCAAGTGACCAGCTGCGACCAATGTTTCTTTGTTGGCGAGCGCGATGTGTTTGCCCGCCTCCAACGCCTTGACCGTCGGAATGAGCCCAATCGACCCGACGACCGCCGTCACGACGATATCCACCTCTGGATGCGTAGCAACTGCGATCAGCCCCTCGAGTCCGACCAATACCTCAACCTTTGAACCAAAGCGTTCGCGCACGGCCGTTCGCCCTTCTTCATCAGCAACACTCACGATCTCCGGACGAAATTGTTCGATCTGCTGAAGCAGCAGGTCGATGTTGCGACCTGCTGCTAAGGATGCAACTCGAAACTCTCCCGGTTGGCTGGCCACCACCTCCAAAGTCATGGTACCAATCGAACCGGTTGAGCCGAGCAATGCTATCGTTCGAGACATACTGTCACCTCATATCTGGTGCCTTCTAGCTAGTTTATGAGCGCCGAAATACAGTAATACGCAAGCGGCGCACTAAAGATCAAGCTATCAAATCGGTCCAGGACACCACCGTGACCTGGCAACAACTTCCCAGAGTCTTTCACATTGAGCGAGCGCTTCAAGCCAGATTCAACAAAATCGCCCAGCTGTCCGACAACGGAGAGCAGGGCTGACAACAACAGCCACGGCCATAGCGCAAAATCATTCATCGTGGCAAATACCACGCCAACGATCGCTGCTGCCACCACGCCGCCCACTGAGCCAGACACCGTTTTGTTTGGAGAGATCGCAGGCCAGATCTTCGGCCCTTTCAGCGCTCGACCAACGAAATAAGCGAACGTATCGGTTGTCCACATCAAGATTAGCAGGAACAGAAAATAACGCAGTCCCAGCCCATCTTCGATGCGCAACAACGTAGCGCTTTGAAAAGCCAATCCAATGTATAACGTCCCTGCAAACAGATAGGACATATCTTGAAAACTATACCGATTCTTGGTCATGACACTGATCGTCAAGAAAGCGAACAGGATCAAGAGCAGCAACGGGATGGATATCGAATCTGGCGCAACAGAAAGTTCCCATGATTCCCGCCATAGCAGGTTGGTCGTGAATACAAGTGTCACGACATAACCGAGCAGCGCCGGCGCGGAAAAGGTGGCAAAGCCACGCATCTTCACCAGTTCCCGAAAACCTAAAACGGCGAGCAGCGCAAGGAGCAAGATTAACGGCACACCGCCAATCCAGACGACCCCAAGAAAAAGGGCGCCACCGATCACGCCTGTCAGGACTCGTTGGTATAACATGTGCGTCCTCCTCTATTTAAGTCCGCCGAATCTTCGACCCCGACTTTGAAACTCGCGGATCGCGTGATAGAAGTCATCCCGTTTGAAATCGGGCCAGAACATATTGGTAAACCAAAGTTCGGTATAGGCAGCCTGCCAAAGTAGAAAGTTTGACAAGCGCACTTCACCGGACGTACGAATCATCAAATCGGGATCAGGCAATCCATGGGTCAAAAGCGATTTCTCCATCGATTGCTCATCGATGTCATCCACTTGCAGCGTTCCGTCCGCCACCTGTTGCGCAATTTGCTTAACAGCTTGGATCATCTCGGCGCGGCTTCCATAATTCAGGGCAATATTCAAAATGAGGCCGGTGTTGTCTTTCGTTTTCCGTTCTGCATCCTGTACAACTTTTCTCGTGTGTTCAGGCAGTCCTTCCGGGTGCCCCAAGATGCGGATCCGGCAGTTCCTTTTCATCAGCGTATCCAATTCCATACGTAAAAACTCTTCCGGCAACCGCATCAGAAAATCAACCTCGTCTGTCGGTCGCTTCCAGTTCTCTGTCGAAAAGGCATACAAAGTAAGCACCTTAACCCCGATGTCATCTGCTGCTGTAGTGATCTCTTTGACAGCCTGCATCCCAGCTCGGTGGCCCGCTATGCGCGGCAGGCCGCGTCGCTTGGCCCAACGTCCGTTCCCGTCCATGATGATGGCTACGTGGTTTGGCACGCTGTCCAGAACGATCCCATGTTCATCTGTCTGTTCGGTCGGTGCTTTTTGAAATAAGCGTATGAGTCGTCGTAGCATACAGGATGTCCCCCACGTCAAAAATACCCCCCTCTTGCCAAGGGGGGCGACGGTTTATACTTCCATGATTTCTGCTTCTTTTGCAACGAGCAGCTTATCGATTTCCCCGATGAAACGGTCGGTTTCCTTCTGCACTTTCTCTTGCGTGCGACGGCTTTCATCCTCGGAGATCTCGCCGTTTTTCTCAAGTTTCTTCAGGTCGTCGTTGATGTCGCGGCGAATGTTGCGGATGGCAACACGGCCTTCTTCCGCCATCTTTTTCACCATCTTCACCATTTCCTGACGGCGCTGTTCAGTCAACTGCGGAATCGAGATGCGGATTACCGAACCGTCATTGGTCGGCGTCAGACCGAGGTCCGCTTTGATGATCGCTTTTTCGATATCACCAAGCATCCCTTTATCCCACGGTTGAATCACCAGCGTGCGCGGCTCCGGAGCGGAGATGTTCGCCACCTGGTTAACCGGTGACATGCTGCCATAGTAATCAACTTGTACGCGATCGAGCAGCGCCGGAGTTGCGCGCCCCGCACGGATGGAAGCAAACTCGCGTTTTACGTTTCCAATCCCTTTTTCCATGCGATCATTCAGATTATTCAACAGATCATTGACCATTTACTATTCACCCCTCAACTATTGTCCCAATCTCTTCGCCGAGAATCGCTCGTTTGATATTGCCTTCTTCCGAAATGTTGAACACAACGATCGGAATCTTGTTATCCATACACAGCGTAATCGCCGTCGTATCCATCACACCAAGTCCTTTGTTTAGCACATCCATGTAGGAAAGCGTCTCGAACTTGGTGGCTGTAGCTACTTTTTTCGGGTCGGCATCGTACACGCCGTCCACGTTGTTCTTCGCCATGAGGATGACTTCTGCCTCGATCTCCGCTGCCCGCAGTGCTGCAGTGGTGTCGGTCGAGAAGTAGGGGTTCCCCGTTCCGGCTGCAAAGATCACAACACGGCTCTTTTCCAAGTGCCGAATTGCCTTGCGTCTTATGTATGGCTCTGCCACTTGGCGCATTTCAATGGATGTCTGCACACGTGTGTCCACACCGATGTTTTCGAGCGCATCCTGCAAGGCGAGCGCGTTGAGCACTGTCGCCAGCATCCCCATATAGTCTGCCGTTGCTCGGTCCATGCCTTGCTTGCTGCCGGAGACACCCCGCCAAATGTTGCCGCCGCCTACAACGACCGCCACTTGTGCACCCAGTTCCACAATATCGCGAATCTGGAGCGCTACCGAGGAGATGACTGGGGCTGTGATCCCATAGCCGACCTCACCGGCGAGTGCCTCACCGCTCAATTTGAGAATGACACGCTTGTATTTTGGTTGAAGCATTGCCTATCCTCCAATACAGTAGTTTCTACGTGATGAATCCATTTCCTGCCTTGGCTGAAAAAAAGGGAACACGGAAAGTGTTCCCATCGGTGAACTTAAAGTTGCAAGCTTACTTCTTCAATTGGCTCATAACTTCTTCTACGAAGTTATCAACTTTCTTCTCGAGGCCTTCGCCCATCTCCCAACGAACGAAGCGACGGATGTTGATGTTTTCACCAATCGTCGAGATCTTCTCTTTAACGATTGTTTCGATCGTTTTGTCCGGGTCTTTGACGAACCCTTGCTCGAGCAGGCAGTTCTCTTTGTAATATTTTTGCACGCGGCCTTCAACCATCTTGTCAACGATGTTTTCCGGCTTGCCTTCATTGAGTGCTTGAGCGCGCAGAATTTCTTTTTCGTGGTCGATAACATCCTGCGGAACTTCTTCACGGTTCAGGTATGTAGGCTTCGCAGCTGCAATGTGCATCGCGATGTCGCGTACAAAAGATTTGAAATCATCGTTTTTCGCTACGAAGTCAGTTTCGCAGTTGATTTCGAGCAGAACGCCGATCTTGCCTCCAGCGTGGATATAGGATTCTACGAGACCCTCTGCCGCGATACGGCCCGATTTCTTCGCAGCAGCTGCGAGGCCTTTCTCACGCAGAAAGTCGATCGCTTTCTCCATGTCACCGTTCGTTTCAACAAGAGCTTTTTTGCAGTCCATCATGCCTGCGCCAGTCTTCTCACGCAGTTCTTTAACAAGTCCAGCAGAAATGGTCATGTCATTTCCCTCCTTGATTGTATCTTACCCATTATTAAGAGAGTGGTTTCCCTGAATCGAGTAGGGAAAAAGGGTGGTCAGGGCTTTACACCCTAAAGCCACCCTCTCGAATACTACTCGTTGTTGTTATCTTCGCCTTGACGACCTTCCAGGATCGCATCAGCAATCTTGCCGGTGAGCAGTTTCACCGCACGGATTGCATCGTCGTTGCCCGGAATTACGTAGTCGATCTCGTCCGGATCGCAGTTGGTGTCAACGATTGCAACGATCGGGATACCCAGTTTGCGTGCTTCAGCAACCGCGATGCGCTCTTTGCGCGGGTCGATGATGAACAGCGCGCCCGGGATGCCCTTCATGTCCTTGATGCCGCCGAGGAACTTCTCAAGACGTTCCATTTCCTTCTTCAGAATGATAACTTCTTTCTTCGGAAGGACTTCAAAAGTGCCATCTTGCTCCATTGCTTCGAGCTTTTTCAGACGGTTGATACGCTTTTGAATGGTGGAGAAGTTGGTCAAAGTGCCGCCCAGCCAACGTTGGTTCACGAAGTACTGACCTGCGCGCTCTGCTTCTTCCTTCACGGAGTCTTGAGCTTGTTTCTTAGTACCGACAAAAAGAAGGTCTTTGCCTTCTGCAGACAGGTCACGTACAAAGTTGTACGCTTCCTCTACCTTCTTAACAGTCTTTTGAAGGTCGATGATGTAAATACCGTTACGTTCGGTGAAGATGTAGCGAGACATTTTCGGGTTCCAACGACGGGTCTGATGACCGAAGTGAACGCCTGCCTCAAGCAGTTGTTTCATGCTGATGATCGCCATGATCCTCAGCCTCCTCTCAAAATGGTTTTTTCCTCCGCCGCCGTCAATCCGCTTCGACACTCACCCCGAGGGCCAGCACCTTCGAAACAGTCAAGCAGGCGTGTGTTGTGTTTTCACACCGAGGATTAATATAGCATACCTGACAAGCTTGTGCAAGAGATCTTAACGAAAAAACAACCAGGCCTGGTGTTGCATGCCCGGTTGTTCCAAAAACGGCAAAATCCGCCTCAATAGGAAGGCGGTGTGGCGATCGTTTTTAACACTTCTTGGGGATCGAAGTTCTTCGTAAATTCATACGTACCCGAACGAATCGGATTCGACCAAGATTCCCGAAGACTGATCAACCGATTGCCGTCTTGCAGGACACCTGCAGCCTGCAGCAGGATTGCTACATCGGTCGTGCCCATACCAGGTTGAATGTAGACGAACACTTTATCTACGACAGGGTTCTTGTTCAACTCTGCTTCTTTTTGCTTAGCCCCTTCTTCCTGCGCCTGGGTCAGTTGCTGCTGGTACTCGTCCTTTTTCAGGACAACCATATCGGCCTTCGTTGCTTCCTGCTGCCAATCGATCGCAGGTTGTGTTGTCTCATTTTGCTCCGGCTTTTCCTCCGGTTCCATTTGAAGCTGATTGCCCGCCCCAAGCACAAGGGTGGCAACGATCATGCCAGCCCCTAAGCCAAGAACCAACATCCGCGTGTCCATCAGCCTTCACCTCGCTTGGCCAGTCCGACTACCAACAGTATTTCGCCTACACCGATACCTGTTTCGCGAGCGATCTGCTCCGCTGGCATCCCAAGCCGAGACATGGCGAGCACCTGTGCATATTTTTCCTGCATCACAAATGCCGGCTTTGCTGACTCTACGACCGTGTCCGAAGACATATCTGCAGAATCATCCGAAACTTTGATCGACGATTCGATCTCCGCATCAACCGAGGCTTTTGAAGGCGATGTAGGCATGGGAAGCAAAAGTTGGGCCTCCAGTGCGTTCACACGGTCTTCCAATGCGCGAATGATCTCATTTTGCTCCGCAATTTGTTCTGTGTGTTCGTTTTTGAGTTTTGTAAAGCTGTCGATCAACTTCACGTTATCCCGCTCTAGATCGTTCATGAAGTCATCGAGGAGATCCTTCAACTCCTGATCGACCGCCTTTGATGGTGTTGGTAGATCTGTCGACTGAGCTACCGTTGTGCCTTTCGGACGGGTCAGCGCAAATAAAACGAGTGCGAGTCCGATCAATGCTACATAGAGATAGAGTTGGTTTCCCATCAGTACAGTTCCCGCCCCCTGCTTACATCTTGATGTCCAAGCGATGGCCCTTATAGGGATGA from Tumebacillus algifaecis encodes the following:
- the tsf gene encoding translation elongation factor Ts is translated as MTISAGLVKELREKTGAGMMDCKKALVETNGDMEKAIDFLREKGLAAAAKKSGRIAAEGLVESYIHAGGKIGVLLEINCETDFVAKNDDFKSFVRDIAMHIAAAKPTYLNREEVPQDVIDHEKEILRAQALNEGKPENIVDKMVEGRVQKYYKENCLLEQGFVKDPDKTIETIVKEKISTIGENINIRRFVRWEMGEGLEKKVDNFVEEVMSQLKK
- the rpsB gene encoding 30S ribosomal protein S2, which encodes MAIISMKQLLEAGVHFGHQTRRWNPKMSRYIFTERNGIYIIDLQKTVKKVEEAYNFVRDLSAEGKDLLFVGTKKQAQDSVKEEAERAGQYFVNQRWLGGTLTNFSTIQKRINRLKKLEAMEQDGTFEVLPKKEVIILKKEMERLEKFLGGIKDMKGIPGALFIIDPRKERIAVAEARKLGIPIVAIVDTNCDPDEIDYVIPGNDDAIRAVKLLTGKIADAILEGRQGEDNNNE
- the pyrH gene encoding UMP kinase, with product MLQPKYKRVILKLSGEALAGEVGYGITAPVISSVALQIRDIVELGAQVAVVVGGGNIWRGVSGSKQGMDRATADYMGMLATVLNALALQDALENIGVDTRVQTSIEMRQVAEPYIRRKAIRHLEKSRVVIFAAGTGNPYFSTDTTAALRAAEIEAEVILMAKNNVDGVYDADPKKVATATKFETLSYMDVLNKGLGVMDTTAITLCMDNKIPIVVFNISEEGNIKRAILGEEIGTIVEG
- a CDS encoding DUF6115 domain-containing protein, coding for MGNQLYLYVALIGLALVLFALTRPKGTTVAQSTDLPTPSKAVDQELKDLLDDFMNDLERDNVKLIDSFTKLKNEHTEQIAEQNEIIRALEDRVNALEAQLLLPMPTSPSKASVDAEIESSIKVSDDSADMSSDTVVESAKPAFVMQEKYAQVLAMSRLGMPAEQIARETGIGVGEILLVVGLAKRGEG
- the frr gene encoding ribosome recycling factor, whose translation is MVNDLLNNLNDRMEKGIGNVKREFASIRAGRATPALLDRVQVDYYGSMSPVNQVANISAPEPRTLVIQPWDKGMLGDIEKAIIKADLGLTPTNDGSVIRISIPQLTEQRRQEMVKMVKKMAEEGRVAIRNIRRDINDDLKKLEKNGEISEDESRRTQEKVQKETDRFIGEIDKLLVAKEAEIMEV